The proteins below come from a single Salinilacihabitans rarus genomic window:
- a CDS encoding DUF1326 domain-containing protein — MTDDTTDVPDWHLKGEFIEACNCSVPCQCLWHEPADDGGCTFAGFWNIEEGTYGDVSVDGLGAGMLVLDEGVLFEGGWHVVLVIDEAADEEQAAALERIFSGRAGGLFEAAAPLVETVEDSVVVPFSYSTEDGHRSFSAGDVVTIEADGAVGFGDEQGSVYPHPFVPPDEQPNTGKTTEATVDFDDDFSWDVGGNNSYFGEFEMANT; from the coding sequence ATGACCGACGATACGACCGACGTGCCCGATTGGCACCTCAAGGGGGAGTTCATCGAAGCGTGTAACTGTTCGGTCCCGTGTCAGTGTCTGTGGCACGAACCGGCGGACGACGGCGGGTGTACCTTCGCCGGCTTCTGGAACATCGAGGAAGGGACGTACGGAGACGTGTCCGTGGACGGGCTGGGGGCCGGGATGCTCGTTTTGGACGAGGGGGTCCTCTTCGAAGGCGGGTGGCACGTCGTCCTCGTGATCGACGAGGCCGCCGACGAGGAACAGGCGGCGGCGCTCGAACGGATCTTCTCCGGACGGGCGGGCGGACTGTTCGAAGCTGCGGCGCCGCTCGTCGAGACGGTCGAGGACAGCGTCGTCGTGCCGTTCTCCTACTCGACCGAGGACGGCCACCGCTCGTTCAGTGCCGGCGACGTCGTCACGATAGAGGCCGACGGCGCCGTCGGCTTCGGCGACGAGCAGGGATCGGTGTACCCCCACCCGTTCGTTCCGCCGGACGAGCAACCGAACACCGGAAAGACGACCGAAGCGACCGTCGACTTCGACGACGACTTCTCGTGGGACGTCGGCGGCAACAACTCGTACTTCGGGGAGTTCGAGATGGCGAACACCTGA
- a CDS encoding DUF2182 domain-containing protein: protein MATRDAIRRVTTARRLPLVAVALYGIALVAWLLVLRQWLPMPGGETGARMSDPGVPEAMATGHGLVGVGLYLAMWATMMIAMMYPSSVPLFRLYYGTLRGDSRAGKLARLSALLGTYTLVWGLTGLIPLTVNSAVPIASLAADHGPLLFGSVLLVLGGYQLSPYKYRCLDKCRSPFGFLLTYHRPGIRGAAHVGFRFSVFCVGCCWALFAFVVVAGSMNVLWMATIALVLSLERTVSWGPQLAKAVGVVAGAAGSTLVAVAVA, encoded by the coding sequence ATGGCAACACGTGACGCTATTCGGCGGGTTACGACCGCCCGTCGGCTGCCGCTCGTCGCAGTCGCCCTCTACGGCATCGCGCTCGTAGCGTGGCTACTCGTTCTCCGACAGTGGCTGCCGATGCCGGGCGGGGAAACGGGCGCGCGGATGTCCGACCCCGGCGTTCCGGAGGCGATGGCGACGGGACACGGCCTCGTCGGGGTGGGGCTCTATCTGGCGATGTGGGCGACGATGATGATCGCCATGATGTATCCCTCGTCGGTCCCGCTGTTCCGGCTGTACTACGGGACGCTTCGGGGCGACTCGAGAGCCGGAAAACTCGCCCGGCTGAGCGCGCTGCTCGGCACGTATACGCTCGTCTGGGGGCTCACCGGCCTGATTCCACTGACGGTAAATTCCGCGGTCCCGATCGCGTCCCTCGCCGCCGACCACGGACCGCTCCTGTTCGGAAGCGTGTTGCTCGTCCTGGGCGGATACCAGCTCTCACCGTACAAGTACCGGTGTCTGGACAAATGCCGGTCGCCGTTCGGGTTCCTGCTGACCTATCACCGGCCCGGGATTCGCGGCGCCGCGCACGTGGGATTTCGCTTCAGCGTCTTCTGCGTCGGGTGCTGTTGGGCGCTGTTCGCGTTCGTGGTCGTCGCCGGCTCGATGAACGTCCTCTGGATGGCGACCATCGCGCTCGTGCTCTCGCTCGAACGAACGGTCTCGTGGGGCCCGCAGTTGGCCAAGGCGGTCGGCGTCGTCGCCGGCGCCGCCGGGAGCACTCTCGTCGCGGTCGCGGTAGCGTAG
- a CDS encoding BGTF surface domain-containing protein — translation MTGNTSYREKGRAVALAALMVLSVFAMSVSFAGAAAADSHYDAQVSDGDVYIGQQVQATSLPSTADLVDSNGDVVKNLRVSDETAVFDTSDLDPGRYHIEDSEGNTVGDSFWVNEHQIDASFDPVSVNQGSTSLIIEDVTPDAPRSGFVANVSAEYGEDNATVSASTLEGIFGAENVSDTGDGVVTLNEITLEDNKASIFADLSNEDVGEYNFTVDVVDTTATDTAEVSVTDSDASVDFGANSYTGTVGDVAEFDVELSATETGTIYISDQDDFYTATLNLPEGMDADNVTVEFNTYYAARGDLSSDQSAFTVIAGEDNDITDEVTITQKLDGETIGDGLEADTYDENRLLPGDYELEADAGASVTDVSFLVLNERSTGDAQQYVAPQGSLKLNDLSVSDIEEVSTQKNTVARGDLLITEVEASGVYGYISDVSKWDGSEHGLAFEFENTNPPRYGGDSTYALDHLSSDSYEVLTDAENETFYVVIDTTDTAFQQSSDEADINYDQTWNASFNVTPDNDYVPSDAETGEVAQTDFTYEDVSVEFKGSFDENESLRIGNSAESQVTAETNLAPGTEGSFYLRFETDVVMQDTTVNEDGLAVGTFDLSDREAGEEVQTVRVTLRGTNFPYDDGGVVWDAEDPIPAEVQLSADAPSSVAVDGDASLDITLENPSPDEKTEEFDYTVTINGEEVDSDTKFLETEQAWEQSYDIDTSEAGDIEWSVTAGDEEASGTLTVEDSGTDDDSDSDSDSDSDSDSDSDSDSDSETDSDSDSDDGDSDGQPGFGVAVALVALLAAAMLALRKQE, via the coding sequence ATGACAGGAAACACATCATATCGCGAAAAGGGCCGCGCAGTTGCCCTTGCCGCGCTTATGGTACTGTCTGTCTTCGCCATGTCCGTGAGCTTCGCGGGCGCGGCGGCGGCAGACTCACACTACGATGCGCAGGTGTCCGATGGCGACGTATACATTGGACAGCAAGTACAGGCAACAAGTCTCCCGTCCACTGCTGACCTGGTGGACAGCAACGGAGATGTCGTCAAGAACCTCCGTGTCAGCGATGAAACGGCCGTCTTCGACACCAGCGATCTCGATCCGGGTCGCTATCACATCGAAGACAGCGAAGGGAACACTGTGGGTGACTCGTTCTGGGTGAACGAGCACCAGATCGACGCCTCGTTCGACCCGGTGTCGGTCAATCAGGGATCGACGAGCCTCATCATCGAGGACGTCACCCCTGACGCCCCGCGCAGTGGCTTTGTCGCCAACGTCAGCGCCGAATACGGCGAGGACAACGCGACGGTCAGCGCGAGCACCCTCGAGGGCATCTTCGGTGCCGAGAACGTCTCGGACACCGGTGACGGCGTCGTCACGCTCAACGAGATCACTCTCGAAGACAACAAGGCTTCCATCTTCGCTGACCTCAGCAACGAGGATGTCGGCGAGTACAACTTCACGGTCGATGTTGTCGACACGACGGCCACCGACACCGCCGAGGTTTCGGTGACCGACTCCGATGCAAGCGTCGACTTCGGCGCGAACTCCTACACGGGGACCGTCGGTGACGTCGCCGAGTTCGATGTCGAACTCAGTGCGACCGAAACCGGCACGATTTACATCTCCGACCAGGACGACTTCTACACGGCCACGCTCAACCTCCCGGAAGGGATGGACGCGGACAACGTGACCGTCGAGTTCAACACCTACTACGCCGCTCGCGGCGACCTTAGTAGCGATCAGTCGGCCTTCACCGTCATCGCTGGTGAAGACAACGACATCACCGACGAAGTTACGATCACGCAGAAGCTTGACGGCGAAACCATCGGTGATGGTTTGGAGGCTGACACCTACGACGAGAACCGCCTCCTGCCCGGCGACTACGAGCTCGAAGCCGACGCCGGCGCGTCCGTGACGGACGTGTCGTTCCTGGTGCTTAACGAGCGCTCGACCGGCGACGCCCAGCAGTACGTCGCCCCGCAGGGTAGCCTCAAGCTGAACGACCTCTCGGTGTCGGACATCGAAGAGGTCTCCACCCAGAAGAACACCGTCGCTCGCGGCGACCTCCTGATCACGGAAGTCGAAGCCTCGGGCGTCTACGGCTACATCTCGGACGTCAGCAAGTGGGACGGCAGTGAGCACGGCCTCGCGTTCGAGTTCGAGAACACGAACCCGCCGCGCTACGGCGGTGACAGCACGTACGCGCTTGACCACCTCAGCTCGGACAGCTACGAAGTCCTGACCGACGCGGAGAACGAAACGTTCTACGTGGTCATCGACACGACCGACACGGCGTTCCAGCAGAGTAGCGACGAAGCCGACATCAACTACGACCAGACGTGGAACGCTTCGTTCAACGTGACCCCGGACAACGACTACGTCCCGTCCGACGCAGAGACGGGCGAAGTCGCGCAGACTGACTTCACGTACGAAGACGTCAGCGTCGAGTTCAAGGGGAGCTTCGACGAGAACGAAAGCCTCCGCATCGGAAACAGTGCGGAGTCGCAGGTTACCGCTGAGACGAACCTCGCGCCCGGTACCGAAGGGAGCTTCTACCTCCGCTTCGAGACCGATGTCGTGATGCAGGACACGACCGTCAACGAGGACGGTCTGGCCGTCGGCACGTTCGACCTCAGCGACCGCGAAGCCGGTGAGGAAGTCCAGACTGTCCGCGTCACTCTCCGCGGCACCAACTTCCCGTATGACGACGGTGGCGTGGTCTGGGACGCCGAGGACCCCATCCCGGCTGAGGTCCAGCTCAGCGCTGACGCGCCGAGCTCGGTCGCAGTCGACGGTGACGCCTCGCTCGACATCACGCTCGAGAACCCCAGCCCGGACGAGAAGACCGAGGAGTTCGACTACACCGTGACGATCAACGGTGAGGAAGTCGACTCCGACACGAAGTTCCTGGAGACCGAACAGGCCTGGGAGCAGAGCTACGACATCGACACCTCCGAAGCGGGCGACATCGAGTGGTCCGTGACGGCTGGTGACGAGGAAGCGTCCGGTACGCTCACCGTCGAGGACAGCGGCACGGACGACGACTCTGACTCCGACTCCGACTCTGACTCGGACTCGGACTCGGACTCGGACTCGGACTCGGACTCGGAGACCGACTCCGACTCTGACTCCGACGACGGCGACTCCGACGGCCAGCCCGGCTTCGGCGTCGCGGTCGCGCTCGTCGCCCTGCTCGCCGCTGCGATGCTCGCCCTGCGCAAGCAGGAGTAA
- a CDS encoding glycine-rich protein has product MPTTQTVSETFDTAGEYTYDIPAEAESVWVELEGAGGGNGNANGGAGGYAEGNIPVSVAAGATLTIRVGGGGDDGEVSDGGYNGGGNTGGYYGSGTGGGASDIRIGGTTLDDRVAVAAGGGGTGGSDSAYVDDNHGGDGGGLQGQDGYDTGAGGGGTQTAGGAGSGDGEDGSFGVGGDGGTGTVYGGAGGGGWYGGGGADSDGSGAASGGGGGGSSYIDDLTNATTTTGGGAAPEGDGSVYVEYDITVEAPTDLAVTGERNTELDLSWTEVDTEVDGYRLYRSTTSPVDPATDTLVVDLAQGTQSYTDTGLDHGTDYYYLLEAYQSDGSGGEVTETSNEANGTTTIPDVTGFVLDGSVQGELLAQEFDAGLNTGQYRIRWKRSVNSTYDPADEATVPFDADPLEYNIMGVLDGEQYDVGIRTETTDVTGTWHQANEITKLHAASSLTATSVGKHSVGLGWTVESDFDGSQQLWRRREDGKRDRVYDDPDDGELLATLDTVTESYTDDSAGLYPEREYTYTVREQTQYVYADATLTTETESAGLAQSAAPPRGWHVELDHPSGQTLTPQILDGARLEPRVNDLPRARIPIPRDDAYALQSYEGAPMRVYRDGARQPIDELRDVVIEPGRAALVGVGGTQLERRIQRDVDQEAAHTLASDLIATETSYAAVVDAPDVDEVLDEPLQTASTGTEFEEFFSPKATEPVVFRDGGLEPARTSFLKDIEYYIVGGASALSDPIYSMGECYTFDTSGDGLESTSFSVEYTIPADAVGISARVGCDTGSPAYFRVHVVDDSSGTSLGKATFADIGYGSSPGWFGDSTDLTSSGFTPWDGGDIPPGEYRIEVDCYWDGDLVYFDAASLHDMRYYDSTDFDENGELTDGKALDRPADYKPVTVESDDAQTVYSVTTGYLDTTWDDTSGAQAIALSNDNGRSWTEVENATSLTTSFDVLGADLRARLSFDGYEPDGVRSQSPRYGYAPQRVESYELSFDGDDTPLVVNASWDTDLLDVLVEIAEQSDSLFEVRYSDANGGIEIHWAQAGQRASAEALSLANYSVTKRGDRTLRATVLGGGRSETETISADLGTPISLAHTNLIPGTETVRDADTGERFEYLQDYTLQNTTGTIELLADGSITDGQPLEVSYNYKVSGTYEADAYDGDPRYDRTATISGITTERGCELAAKLIVDTTSEPRWEADVEIPASAALDGLLEALDLEAVPGEAMSVYDLTVSPERLSLRLGSRERVRETIEQIRSTVETASERV; this is encoded by the coding sequence ATGCCGACGACGCAGACGGTATCCGAGACGTTCGACACGGCCGGCGAATACACATACGACATCCCAGCTGAAGCCGAGAGCGTCTGGGTCGAACTCGAAGGCGCGGGTGGCGGTAACGGGAATGCGAACGGTGGCGCCGGTGGCTACGCCGAGGGGAACATCCCCGTCTCCGTCGCCGCCGGGGCGACACTGACGATCCGCGTCGGCGGTGGCGGTGACGACGGTGAAGTTAGTGACGGTGGATACAACGGCGGCGGAAATACTGGCGGCTACTACGGATCTGGGACCGGCGGCGGGGCGAGCGACATCCGCATCGGCGGGACGACGCTCGACGACCGGGTCGCCGTCGCCGCCGGCGGCGGTGGGACAGGCGGATCCGACTCCGCGTATGTCGACGACAATCACGGCGGCGATGGTGGCGGCCTTCAGGGCCAAGATGGGTACGACACTGGTGCGGGCGGTGGTGGAACCCAGACAGCCGGCGGTGCCGGTAGCGGCGACGGCGAGGACGGGTCGTTCGGCGTCGGCGGCGATGGTGGCACCGGCACTGTATACGGCGGTGCTGGCGGTGGCGGCTGGTATGGTGGCGGTGGTGCTGACTCTGACGGGTCGGGCGCGGCTTCTGGCGGCGGTGGCGGTGGGTCGTCGTACATCGACGATCTGACGAACGCAACTACGACGACTGGAGGTGGAGCCGCGCCCGAGGGCGATGGCTCGGTGTACGTCGAGTACGACATCACGGTCGAGGCTCCCACCGATCTCGCGGTCACCGGAGAGCGGAATACGGAACTCGACCTCTCGTGGACCGAGGTGGACACCGAGGTCGACGGCTACCGGCTCTACCGTTCGACGACGTCGCCAGTCGATCCCGCGACGGATACGCTCGTCGTCGACCTCGCACAGGGCACCCAATCGTACACGGACACGGGTCTCGACCACGGGACGGACTACTACTATCTGCTCGAAGCGTACCAGAGCGACGGTAGCGGCGGCGAAGTCACCGAGACCTCGAACGAGGCCAACGGGACGACGACGATTCCAGATGTCACCGGCTTCGTTCTCGACGGGTCGGTCCAGGGCGAGCTCCTCGCCCAGGAGTTCGACGCCGGGCTCAACACCGGGCAGTACCGCATCCGCTGGAAGCGGTCGGTCAACAGCACGTACGACCCAGCGGACGAGGCGACAGTCCCGTTCGACGCCGATCCACTCGAGTACAACATCATGGGTGTCCTTGACGGCGAGCAGTACGACGTCGGCATCCGGACCGAGACTACCGACGTCACCGGCACGTGGCATCAGGCGAACGAGATCACGAAACTCCACGCGGCGTCGAGCCTCACCGCGACGTCGGTCGGCAAGCACTCGGTGGGCCTCGGCTGGACGGTCGAGTCGGACTTCGACGGCTCACAGCAACTCTGGCGCCGGCGCGAAGACGGCAAGCGCGATCGCGTCTACGACGATCCCGACGATGGTGAACTCCTCGCGACCCTCGATACGGTGACCGAGAGCTACACCGACGACTCCGCCGGCCTCTACCCCGAGCGCGAGTACACCTACACGGTCCGGGAGCAGACGCAGTACGTCTACGCGGACGCGACCCTCACCACTGAGACCGAGAGCGCGGGCCTCGCGCAGTCGGCGGCGCCACCGCGGGGGTGGCACGTCGAACTCGATCATCCGTCGGGCCAGACGCTCACCCCGCAGATCCTCGACGGCGCCCGCCTCGAACCCAGAGTGAACGACCTCCCGCGGGCGCGCATCCCGATCCCGCGCGACGACGCCTACGCGCTCCAGTCGTACGAGGGCGCGCCGATGCGGGTCTACCGCGACGGCGCGCGCCAGCCGATCGACGAACTCCGCGATGTCGTGATCGAACCCGGGCGAGCCGCACTCGTCGGCGTCGGCGGCACACAGTTGGAGCGCCGGATCCAGCGCGATGTCGACCAGGAGGCTGCCCACACCCTCGCCAGCGATCTCATCGCGACGGAGACGTCATACGCGGCGGTTGTCGACGCGCCCGACGTTGACGAGGTCCTCGACGAGCCACTCCAGACGGCGTCGACGGGCACGGAGTTTGAGGAGTTCTTCTCGCCCAAAGCGACGGAGCCGGTCGTCTTCCGCGACGGCGGCCTCGAGCCTGCGCGAACCAGTTTCCTCAAAGACATCGAGTACTACATCGTCGGCGGCGCAAGTGCTCTCTCGGATCCGATCTACTCGATGGGGGAGTGCTACACGTTCGACACCAGCGGGGACGGCCTCGAATCGACGTCCTTCTCTGTCGAGTACACGATCCCGGCCGACGCGGTCGGGATCTCCGCTCGCGTCGGTTGCGACACCGGGAGCCCGGCGTACTTCCGGGTCCACGTCGTCGACGACTCCTCAGGCACGTCGCTGGGCAAGGCTACGTTCGCCGACATCGGGTACGGGAGTAGCCCCGGCTGGTTCGGCGACTCGACGGATTTGACCTCGTCGGGGTTTACCCCGTGGGATGGCGGCGACATCCCGCCGGGCGAGTACCGCATCGAGGTCGACTGCTACTGGGACGGCGATCTGGTCTACTTCGACGCCGCCTCGCTCCACGATATGCGATACTACGACAGCACTGACTTCGACGAGAACGGGGAACTGACCGATGGTAAGGCGCTCGACAGGCCAGCGGACTACAAGCCGGTGACGGTCGAGTCGGACGATGCCCAGACGGTCTACTCGGTCACGACGGGGTATCTCGACACGACGTGGGACGATACCTCGGGCGCGCAGGCGATCGCACTCTCGAACGACAACGGCCGGTCGTGGACCGAAGTCGAGAACGCGACGTCACTGACGACGTCGTTCGACGTCCTCGGCGCGGACCTCCGGGCACGGCTCTCGTTCGACGGCTACGAACCGGACGGCGTCCGGAGTCAGTCACCCCGGTATGGCTATGCGCCCCAGCGCGTCGAGAGCTACGAGTTGTCGTTCGACGGCGACGACACCCCGCTGGTCGTCAACGCGAGCTGGGATACCGACCTGCTGGACGTCCTGGTCGAGATTGCCGAGCAGTCCGACTCGCTGTTCGAGGTGCGGTATAGCGACGCCAACGGCGGGATCGAGATCCACTGGGCGCAGGCCGGCCAGCGCGCGAGCGCCGAGGCGCTCTCGCTCGCGAACTACTCGGTGACGAAGCGCGGTGACCGGACGCTGCGGGCGACCGTCCTCGGCGGGGGCCGCTCGGAGACCGAGACGATTTCCGCCGACCTGGGGACGCCGATTTCCCTCGCGCACACGAACCTCATCCCGGGGACCGAGACCGTCCGGGATGCAGACACCGGCGAGAGATTCGAATATCTCCAGGACTACACGCTCCAGAACACCACCGGGACGATCGAACTCCTCGCCGACGGGAGTATCACTGACGGCCAGCCCCTCGAAGTCTCGTACAATTACAAGGTCTCCGGCACCTACGAGGCCGACGCCTACGATGGCGACCCGCGCTACGATCGGACGGCAACGATCTCAGGCATCACGACCGAACGCGGCTGTGAACTCGCCGCGAAGCTCATCGTCGACACGACGTCGGAGCCCCGCTGGGAGGCAGACGTCGAAATCCCGGCGAGCGCGGCCCTCGATGGCCTGCTGGAGGCACTCGATCTCGAGGCGGTGCCGGGCGAGGCGATGAGCGTCTACGACCTGACGGTCTCACCCGAACGCCTCTCGCTGCGGCTGGGCTCGCGCGAGCGCGTCCGGGAGACGATCGAGCAGATTCGCTCGACGGTCGAGACGGCCAGCGAACGGGTCTAA
- a CDS encoding phage tail tube protein: protein MTSAGTTSVAWTREDSFLTAPSTPTYVYPGRNVSVEDVSLQNALQRSRLPDDNEAVEAIAQTLEGALSVQYDLVHPWALTDVFGQDGVDDGTGVLEWAMGAGQMATSRWYLGVDIAGSVAERELQGAATTQFQIQVSQGQPVRVTQTLVYADEALNTALTPGSIVGGDESPYVFHGGDLQVDATTQKKMQQGTLEIANGAGLDRGWDRTAVDAQLGDAEYTLNASKIATAETPTNVALAYGSTGATAPQDSIDAVTGSLDLTRGDGDSITFPLTGVRPNSYGWDNIPPSGDERVQEAIEMYVDVVEAAADVSMADPFA, encoded by the coding sequence ATGACCAGCGCAGGGACGACCAGCGTCGCCTGGACTCGCGAAGACAGTTTCCTGACTGCGCCGTCGACGCCGACGTACGTCTACCCAGGACGGAACGTCTCGGTCGAAGACGTCTCGCTGCAGAACGCCCTGCAACGCTCGCGCCTCCCGGACGATAACGAGGCGGTCGAGGCGATCGCGCAGACCCTCGAGGGCGCGCTCTCGGTCCAGTACGACCTCGTCCACCCGTGGGCGCTCACCGACGTCTTCGGGCAGGACGGTGTCGACGACGGGACGGGCGTCCTCGAGTGGGCGATGGGCGCCGGCCAGATGGCGACCTCGAGATGGTACCTCGGCGTCGACATCGCCGGCTCGGTCGCCGAGCGCGAACTCCAGGGCGCCGCGACGACGCAGTTCCAGATCCAGGTCAGCCAAGGTCAGCCTGTCCGGGTGACACAGACGCTCGTCTACGCGGACGAGGCGCTGAACACGGCCCTGACGCCTGGCTCGATCGTCGGTGGCGACGAGTCGCCGTACGTCTTCCACGGCGGCGACCTGCAGGTCGACGCGACGACCCAGAAGAAGATGCAGCAGGGGACGCTCGAGATCGCCAACGGCGCCGGCCTCGACCGCGGCTGGGACCGGACAGCGGTCGACGCGCAGCTCGGTGACGCCGAGTACACGCTGAACGCCTCGAAGATCGCGACCGCGGAGACGCCGACCAACGTCGCCCTCGCGTACGGGTCGACGGGTGCGACGGCGCCGCAGGACAGCATCGACGCCGTCACGGGCTCGCTCGATCTCACCCGTGGCGACGGCGACTCGATCACGTTCCCGCTGACGGGCGTCCGGCCCAACTCGTACGGCTGGGATAACATCCCGCCGTCGGGCGACGAGCGCGTTCAGGAGGCGATCGAGATGTACGTCGACGTCGTCGAAGCCGCGGCCGACGTCTCGATGGCCGATCCGTTCGCCTGA
- a CDS encoding XkdF-like putative serine protease domain-containing protein, with amino-acid sequence MPPVTKAGGEQFRKDVAFAATEKDEDGEYELRATGIVMVPDKVDLQADFAREETIRGFADQFATFYEAGQAGGGVMHAVFPDGWMDLERNEVLDEAEEIGDETADAGAWVQEWGIADPELAGLIEDGILEGYSIGAIQVDWAGPYEVDDVDDVEVPNELGEDPLIWELTDGIIREVSAVDIPAVPDAQILEAKALEKRLSDHLGNRDAFIAEALERGHSEADAERLWDVLNAAVETEGSDEPGKQSLFAKAGKAFLNALTGTDDDDTAKTSEDPGHGRDRDHGAAKEGRTLSTANQNDLKASIDAAVSILNDAGVDHGITRFTDREDDPFDLSEHTAREFADPDDEEGDEEQVSPMNDAPGGDTPDADTTDMSNDTDDPMADAPEWAKALNDRIDDLESEGEKDADADSDDPLADAPEWAKDLAERVDEIEEKALDDAGAEAEEDKPEWAKDLEARIDRISQQSGVSTQLEAGRDTEESDESGLEGLGKALS; translated from the coding sequence ACTTCGCCCGCGAGGAGACCATCCGCGGGTTCGCCGACCAGTTCGCCACCTTCTACGAGGCCGGGCAGGCCGGCGGCGGCGTGATGCACGCCGTCTTTCCCGACGGCTGGATGGACCTCGAACGCAACGAGGTCCTCGACGAGGCCGAGGAGATCGGCGACGAGACCGCCGACGCCGGCGCGTGGGTCCAGGAGTGGGGCATCGCCGACCCGGAGCTCGCGGGACTCATCGAGGACGGCATCCTCGAGGGCTACTCGATCGGCGCCATCCAGGTCGACTGGGCCGGCCCGTACGAGGTCGACGACGTCGACGACGTCGAGGTCCCCAACGAACTCGGCGAGGACCCACTCATCTGGGAGCTCACCGACGGGATCATCCGCGAAGTCTCGGCGGTCGACATCCCGGCCGTTCCGGACGCCCAGATTCTCGAGGCGAAGGCACTCGAGAAGCGCCTCTCGGATCACCTCGGAAACCGTGACGCGTTCATCGCCGAGGCCCTCGAGCGTGGCCACTCCGAAGCCGATGCCGAGCGCCTCTGGGACGTCCTGAACGCGGCCGTCGAGACCGAAGGCTCGGACGAGCCGGGCAAGCAGTCGCTGTTCGCGAAGGCCGGCAAGGCGTTCCTGAACGCGCTCACCGGGACCGATGACGACGACACGGCGAAGACGTCCGAGGACCCGGGCCACGGTCGCGATCGCGACCACGGCGCCGCCAAGGAGGGCCGGACGCTGTCGACGGCGAACCAGAACGACCTCAAGGCGTCGATCGACGCGGCGGTCTCGATCCTCAACGACGCCGGCGTCGACCACGGCATCACGCGGTTCACCGACCGTGAGGACGACCCGTTCGACCTCTCGGAGCACACCGCCCGCGAGTTCGCCGACCCGGACGACGAGGAGGGTGACGAGGAGCAGGTATCGCCCATGAACGACGCCCCCGGCGGCGACACGCCGGACGCAGACACGACTGACATGAGCAACGACACCGACGACCCGATGGCCGACGCCCCGGAGTGGGCGAAGGCCCTGAACGACCGCATCGACGACCTCGAGAGCGAGGGCGAGAAGGACGCCGACGCTGACTCGGACGACCCCCTCGCGGACGCCCCCGAGTGGGCGAAGGACCTCGCCGAGCGCGTCGACGAGATCGAGGAGAAGGCCCTCGACGACGCCGGCGCCGAGGCCGAGGAGGACAAGCCCGAGTGGGCGAAGGACCTCGAGGCGCGCATCGACCGGATCAGCCAGCAGAGCGGCGTCTCCACGCAGCTGGAGGCCGGCCGCGACACCGAAGAGAGCGACGAAAGCGGACTGGAGGGTCTGGGGAAGGCCCTCTCCTGA